A genomic window from Desulfovibrio gilichinskyi includes:
- a CDS encoding multidrug efflux RND transporter permease subunit, whose translation MSQFFIDRPNFAWVVAIFILLAGILSIPGMAVEKLPQVAPPQITIEAVYPGASATTINDSVVSLIEEELNGAKGLLYYESTSSSTGSAKITVTFKPGTSPDMAQVDVQNRVQKAESRLPQSVRDQGVTIEQANSGFLMIYALRYKNDVAGKDPQPLADTMARNLNNEIRRVDGVGTLQFFASESAMRVWVDPQKLLSYGLDLSDVARAIKAQNVQVPAGSFGGRPVASDQELMATFMVQGLLETPEEFGKILLHAGLDGSTVYLSDVARIEIGPESYNVVSRLNGTPSAAAAVQLAPGANALGTVQRVRARLDELAKTIPSDMELTIPLDTSTFVDVAIEKVLHTLLEAITLVFLVMFLFLQKFRYTIIPTIVVPVCVLGSFAVMNAVGFSINMMTMFGMVLAIGILVDDAIVVVENVERIMATEGLPPREATIKAMGQISGAIVGITLVLSAVFLPLGFMSGSVGVIYRQFAISVAVSILISGFLALTLTPALCATILKPIPKGHHESKGGFFGWFNRFFARLGARYQRLTGALVTRTVRCMAVYAVMLGVLGFFYMQLPESFVPTEDLGHIIVNIQLPPGATYSRTLDVTKDIESYFKSRPAVESTFTVIGFSFSGLGENAGIAFPIFKDWSERGKGQSAGDEVGMANRVLSQNTDGSIFAVTPAPVDGMGNTGGFALRLQDRGGVGRGVLAQALGMVLAKANASPIIAYAMPQGLPDAPQFRLVIDREKAETLGVSFADIKNVLSSAYGSSMVADFVNAGRVQRVVIQADAESRKNPKSLDNLYVQNSRGGQVPLRSLISTKWETGPVQIVRYNGYNAFKVMGDAAPGHSSGEVMTELEKIMKDLPPGIGYEWTELSYQEKFAGGQAPILFALALLVVFLLLVALYENWAIPFSVMLIVPIGALGAVAAVTILHMSNDVYFKVGLITIIGLAAKNAILIVEVAKQYYAEGFSLKESAIKSAGLRFRPIIMTSMAFILGVFPLALATGAGAASQKALGVGVIGGMISATGLGVIFAPIFFVAVLSVVEKFKGKKTDDHDHSTPIEHS comes from the coding sequence ATGTCACAATTTTTTATTGATAGACCTAACTTTGCTTGGGTTGTTGCTATATTTATTTTATTGGCCGGGATTTTGTCTATTCCAGGCATGGCTGTCGAAAAACTTCCGCAGGTTGCTCCTCCGCAGATTACTATTGAAGCAGTGTACCCCGGAGCTTCAGCCACGACTATTAACGACTCCGTAGTCAGTCTTATTGAAGAGGAGCTGAACGGCGCCAAAGGACTGCTGTATTATGAGTCTACCAGTAGTTCTACAGGTTCTGCAAAGATAACCGTTACCTTCAAGCCGGGAACAAGCCCGGATATGGCTCAGGTTGATGTACAGAACCGTGTACAAAAGGCTGAGTCGCGTTTGCCCCAGTCTGTCAGAGATCAGGGTGTGACTATTGAACAGGCCAACTCAGGCTTTTTGATGATCTATGCTTTGCGCTATAAAAATGATGTCGCAGGCAAAGATCCCCAGCCTTTGGCAGATACTATGGCCCGGAATCTTAATAACGAAATTCGCCGAGTTGACGGTGTGGGAACCTTGCAGTTCTTTGCATCTGAAAGTGCGATGCGTGTCTGGGTTGATCCTCAGAAACTTCTCAGTTACGGCCTTGATCTTTCTGATGTAGCTAGAGCCATTAAAGCTCAGAATGTGCAGGTTCCTGCGGGGAGTTTCGGCGGGCGTCCTGTTGCTTCAGACCAGGAACTTATGGCTACATTTATGGTTCAGGGGCTTCTTGAAACTCCTGAAGAATTCGGGAAGATTCTGCTGCATGCCGGTCTGGACGGGTCGACCGTTTATCTTTCAGACGTTGCCAGGATTGAAATAGGCCCTGAGTCTTATAATGTTGTTTCCCGTCTAAACGGGACTCCCTCAGCTGCTGCTGCGGTTCAGCTTGCTCCGGGAGCTAACGCCCTCGGAACTGTTCAGCGCGTAAGGGCTCGTCTTGACGAGCTTGCCAAGACAATTCCTTCTGATATGGAACTTACCATTCCTTTGGATACTTCTACTTTTGTTGATGTCGCCATCGAAAAAGTTCTTCATACTTTACTCGAAGCTATTACCCTTGTCTTTTTAGTAATGTTCCTGTTTTTGCAGAAATTCCGTTACACAATCATTCCTACAATTGTTGTTCCGGTGTGTGTGCTCGGCTCATTTGCTGTCATGAACGCAGTCGGTTTTTCTATCAACATGATGACAATGTTCGGCATGGTTTTAGCCATCGGTATTCTTGTTGATGATGCTATTGTTGTTGTTGAAAACGTAGAGCGAATTATGGCTACGGAAGGGTTGCCGCCACGTGAAGCAACAATCAAAGCCATGGGACAGATTTCCGGCGCAATTGTCGGTATTACTCTGGTTCTTTCAGCTGTATTTCTTCCGCTGGGATTCATGAGCGGTTCTGTCGGTGTTATTTACCGCCAGTTCGCAATTTCAGTTGCTGTTTCAATTTTGATATCAGGATTTTTAGCACTGACTCTGACTCCAGCTCTTTGTGCTACAATACTTAAGCCTATTCCAAAAGGGCATCATGAATCTAAAGGCGGTTTCTTCGGATGGTTTAACCGGTTCTTTGCAAGACTTGGAGCCCGTTATCAACGCCTTACCGGAGCACTTGTTACCAGAACTGTAAGATGCATGGCGGTTTATGCAGTCATGCTCGGAGTTCTCGGATTTTTTTACATGCAACTACCGGAATCATTTGTACCGACAGAGGATCTTGGACATATAATTGTCAACATTCAGCTTCCCCCGGGGGCAACTTATTCAAGAACCCTTGATGTCACAAAAGATATCGAAAGTTACTTTAAATCACGTCCTGCTGTTGAATCAACCTTTACTGTTATCGGGTTCAGTTTTTCCGGTCTTGGAGAAAATGCCGGTATAGCTTTCCCCATCTTTAAGGATTGGTCAGAGCGCGGAAAGGGACAGTCCGCAGGGGATGAGGTCGGCATGGCCAATCGGGTTCTTTCTCAGAATACGGACGGATCTATTTTTGCTGTTACCCCTGCTCCTGTTGACGGAATGGGTAATACAGGCGGATTTGCACTGCGTCTTCAGGACCGCGGCGGCGTAGGGCGTGGCGTGCTTGCACAAGCGTTGGGAATGGTCCTTGCAAAAGCTAATGCATCGCCTATTATTGCTTACGCTATGCCTCAGGGGTTGCCGGATGCTCCGCAGTTCAGGCTTGTTATAGACCGCGAAAAAGCTGAAACTCTCGGTGTCAGCTTTGCAGATATAAAAAATGTTCTTTCAAGTGCTTACGGGTCCAGCATGGTCGCGGACTTCGTTAATGCCGGAAGGGTGCAGCGAGTCGTTATTCAGGCTGACGCTGAAAGCCGTAAAAATCCTAAAAGTTTAGATAATCTGTATGTTCAAAACTCAAGAGGCGGTCAGGTCCCTTTGAGGTCCTTAATCAGTACTAAATGGGAGACCGGGCCGGTACAGATTGTTCGCTATAACGGTTACAATGCATTCAAAGTAATGGGTGATGCCGCTCCGGGACATAGTTCCGGTGAAGTTATGACCGAACTTGAAAAAATTATGAAAGATCTCCCTCCTGGAATAGGTTATGAGTGGACTGAACTTTCCTATCAGGAAAAGTTTGCAGGCGGGCAGGCTCCAATATTATTTGCTCTGGCATTGCTTGTAGTATTTCTGTTGCTGGTTGCACTTTATGAAAACTGGGCTATTCCGTTTTCCGTTATGCTGATTGTTCCGATCGGAGCACTCGGCGCGGTTGCCGCGGTGACAATCTTGCATATGTCCAACGACGTTTACTTTAAAGTCGGGTTGATCACTATTATCGGCCTTGCGGCAAAGAACGCTATTCTTATTGTTGAAGTGGCTAAACAGTATTATGCTGAAGGGTTCAGCCTGAAAGAATCAGCGATTAAAAGTGCCGGTTTGCGTTTCAGACCTATCATTATGACTTCCATGGCTTTTATCCTTGGTGTTTTTCCGCTTGCTCTTGCAACCGGAGCCGGAGCTGCAAGTCAGAAGGCTCTCGGAGTAGGGGTTATCGGAGGAATGATCAGTGCGACAGGACTCGGGGTAATTTTTGCTCCGATATTCTTTGTTGCGGTGCTTTCGGTCGTTGAAAAATTCAAGGGAAAGAAAACTGATGACCATGACCATTCTACACCGATTGAGCATAGTTAA
- a CDS encoding AAA family ATPase, translating to MAIITISRGSYSYGKEIAEKVAERLGYRCTSRDILLDSSKEFGIPEIKLIRALHDSPSVLERFTNGKERYLAHIRSSLLQQAQKDNLVYHGLAGHYFLLDIPHVFKLRITADLEDRVREEVKRENITVDEARYILKKDDEERRKWGLKTYGIDTWDSRLYDMTIHIGAFSVSDAVDIICHAVQKDTFKTTEESKRIIMDKALAAAVKVAIINIAPLADVDCRDGNITITATKLPKSLKTNLFDQIITTASQVAGVNEVTILGNLDRRVNPFHKI from the coding sequence GTGGCAATTATCACTATTTCAAGAGGTTCATACAGTTACGGAAAAGAAATTGCAGAAAAAGTAGCTGAGCGACTCGGTTACAGATGTACCTCCAGAGATATTCTTTTAGATTCATCAAAAGAATTCGGTATCCCTGAAATTAAACTCATCCGTGCTCTCCATGATTCCCCGTCAGTTCTTGAACGCTTTACCAATGGTAAAGAAAGGTATCTTGCACATATTCGCAGTTCGCTTTTACAACAAGCTCAAAAGGACAACTTAGTTTACCATGGTCTTGCCGGCCACTACTTCCTCTTAGACATTCCGCATGTCTTTAAGCTCAGAATTACCGCAGATTTGGAGGACAGAGTCAGAGAAGAAGTAAAAAGAGAAAATATCACCGTAGACGAGGCCAGATACATACTAAAGAAAGATGATGAAGAGCGCAGAAAATGGGGACTTAAAACCTACGGTATCGATACATGGGACAGCAGACTCTATGACATGACCATCCATATCGGAGCGTTCTCAGTTTCAGATGCTGTAGATATTATCTGCCACGCAGTTCAAAAAGATACCTTTAAAACAACTGAAGAGTCTAAAAGAATAATTATGGATAAAGCCTTAGCTGCTGCAGTAAAGGTTGCAATAATAAATATTGCTCCACTGGCTGATGTTGATTGCCGCGATGGGAACATTACCATAACAGCTACCAAACTTCCTAAAAGCCTTAAAACTAATTTATTTGACCAAATAATAACAACAGCTTCGCAAGTTGCCGGAGTAAACGAAGTTACTATTCTAGGAAATCTTGACAGAAGGGTTAATCCATTCCACAAAATCTAA
- a CDS encoding DUF4405 domain-containing protein gives MFKKLTDRSFLSPIVAFTFLPVAITGILLLLHLSFQGMKNIHEWLGLTFTTFCVFHIAVNWRIFSKYFSRKETRSALLLAVVLTCLCGVIGTSNGPFEQWTHRVKIVHGQVLHK, from the coding sequence ATGTTTAAAAAACTGACCGACCGATCCTTTCTTTCCCCGATTGTGGCCTTCACTTTTCTTCCTGTTGCTATCACCGGTATTCTTTTGCTTCTGCATTTAAGTTTTCAGGGAATGAAAAATATTCATGAATGGTTAGGGCTGACCTTCACCACTTTTTGTGTCTTTCATATTGCTGTAAACTGGAGAATTTTCTCTAAATATTTTAGCAGAAAAGAGACTCGCTCGGCATTGCTTTTGGCTGTTGTGTTGACCTGTCTTTGTGGGGTAATAGGTACCAGTAACGGACCTTTTGAGCAGTGGACTCACAGGGTGAAAATTGTGCATGGTCAAGTCTTACACAAGTGA
- a CDS encoding response regulator transcription factor — translation MGIAVLLVEDDYDLAAAVVGSLELEGFICDHAANGPHGYELASTNTYDVLLLDVMLPGLSGIGVCEKLRKDGVTTPILMLTARDTLDDKISGFNAGTDDYLTKPFNMEELLLRIRALSKRFSRQSRKLSVVDLEMNLDTHEAIRSGNPIQLTPTEWKLLEVLAVHSPKVVSRVQLEQTVWGDSIPSQSLLKVYLNKLRKKVDIPALPPIIQTLPGVGVVLKLVDDHEE, via the coding sequence GTGGGAATAGCCGTATTACTTGTAGAAGATGATTATGATCTGGCGGCTGCCGTGGTAGGGTCGCTTGAGCTTGAAGGTTTTATTTGCGACCATGCTGCAAATGGTCCTCATGGATATGAATTAGCTTCCACCAATACTTATGATGTTCTTCTGCTTGATGTGATGCTCCCCGGATTAAGCGGAATAGGGGTGTGCGAAAAGCTTCGCAAAGATGGAGTGACTACTCCTATCCTAATGCTTACGGCGCGTGATACCTTAGATGATAAAATATCCGGGTTTAATGCCGGAACGGATGACTACCTGACTAAGCCGTTTAATATGGAAGAATTGTTGCTTCGCATCAGGGCGTTATCTAAAAGGTTCAGCCGCCAGTCCCGGAAACTTTCAGTGGTTGACCTTGAAATGAATCTTGATACGCATGAAGCAATTCGAAGTGGCAATCCTATACAGCTGACTCCTACAGAATGGAAATTACTCGAAGTGCTGGCCGTACATAGTCCTAAAGTTGTATCCAGAGTACAGTTGGAGCAGACTGTGTGGGGAGATTCCATCCCTTCCCAGAGTCTTTTAAAAGTTTATTTGAACAAGCTTCGTAAAAAAGTTGATATCCCCGCTTTGCCGCCTATAATTCAAACTTTACCCGGAGTCGGAGTTGTTTTGAAGCTGGTTGATGATCATGAAGAATAG
- a CDS encoding sensor histidine kinase: protein MKNSQSIKKLVLLFVLIACSLLVISYSILVNIFFEKGLVLAVQHRLELESNFYAAAYEKDKGTRLPDAANFKTFQDYEGLPAEIKEKVGPDFPAGEFDIVHSVKNENEFHFIYSWKRSDGKVLYFVYSLGDADKSELILSTLHGIAYYTIATGLILFLGIILVALLIIRRITKLVMRLTDWAVNLNNDNVEKTIGDFQYKELNQLAVLFQRNMRRQLAGIQREQKFLRNASHELRTPVAVLQSNLDWLNRLGADEEEKFKRPLSSMEKAVNNMKELITTLLWINKKDIDSMPKHEIKVDDQLQNIIDENSYLLANKKVQVKMELPPQVVSAPETLARIVWSNIIRNSFQHTYQGEINISLLEGMLTVTNDLIPDAAESISEGFGLGLMLIQDLTDSLGWHLTVNERSTSYSVRLQMD, encoded by the coding sequence ATGAAGAATAGTCAAAGCATCAAAAAGCTTGTTCTGCTCTTTGTGCTTATAGCCTGCTCTCTGCTGGTCATTTCTTATTCAATTCTGGTAAATATTTTTTTTGAAAAAGGGCTGGTCCTAGCTGTTCAGCACCGTCTGGAGCTGGAATCAAACTTTTATGCCGCAGCATATGAAAAAGATAAAGGCACAAGACTTCCAGATGCCGCTAATTTTAAAACATTTCAAGATTATGAAGGGTTACCTGCTGAGATTAAAGAAAAAGTCGGACCTGATTTTCCAGCAGGTGAATTTGATATTGTGCACTCTGTCAAAAACGAGAATGAATTTCACTTTATTTATTCGTGGAAACGGTCTGACGGTAAGGTCTTGTATTTTGTATACAGTCTGGGAGATGCCGATAAGTCGGAGCTTATACTTTCAACTCTCCACGGGATTGCTTATTATACAATAGCGACAGGGCTGATTTTGTTTTTGGGGATAATTTTAGTTGCTCTGCTTATCATCCGTCGCATAACCAAGCTTGTAATGCGGCTTACTGATTGGGCTGTCAATTTGAACAATGATAATGTCGAAAAGACTATCGGAGATTTTCAATATAAAGAACTTAACCAGCTTGCAGTTTTGTTCCAGAGGAATATGCGTCGTCAGCTTGCGGGTATTCAGCGGGAACAGAAATTTCTGAGAAATGCCAGCCACGAACTGCGCACACCTGTAGCTGTCTTGCAAAGTAATCTTGACTGGTTGAACCGGCTTGGAGCTGATGAAGAAGAAAAATTCAAGCGGCCCCTAAGCAGCATGGAGAAAGCTGTTAACAATATGAAAGAGCTGATTACCACGCTCTTATGGATCAACAAAAAAGATATCGATTCTATGCCTAAGCATGAGATTAAAGTCGATGATCAATTGCAAAATATTATTGATGAGAATTCGTACCTGCTGGCTAATAAAAAAGTACAGGTTAAAATGGAACTGCCACCTCAAGTTGTTTCGGCTCCGGAAACTTTAGCCCGCATTGTCTGGAGTAATATTATTCGAAACTCTTTCCAGCATACATATCAGGGGGAGATCAATATTTCCTTGTTAGAGGGCATGTTGACTGTGACTAATGATCTTATCCCGGATGCTGCAGAGAGCATCAGTGAAGGGTTTGGACTTGGTCTGATGCTCATTCAGGATTTGACCGATTCCCTCGGCTGGCACTTGACTGTTAATGAACGATCAACTTCTTATTCGGTCAGGCTGCAAATGGATTAA
- the allE gene encoding (S)-ureidoglycine aminohydrolase has protein sequence MPYPDGFLKNRSVIEPNKYAVISPEGRVINVVPGIKNCAMTILASPKLGAGFVQMVGTVSNTGKTTIPYAKSENVEAVLFVMDGKGSLTVTVDGKQEKLEEGGYIYSPPGKGIEFNSNGDGEVRILLYKQKFIPHPDPAVKKPWIITGSIKSITERIYDGMDNVFVRDLLPVDEAFDMNFHTLAFLPGGCHPFVETHVQEHGAYIYEGQGLYLLDNTWIPVEAEDFIWFAPFCKQACYGTGLTRMEYIYSKDCHRDEPL, from the coding sequence ATGCCATATCCAGATGGGTTTCTAAAAAACAGATCCGTAATCGAACCCAACAAGTACGCTGTCATTTCGCCGGAAGGAAGAGTCATTAACGTTGTGCCGGGCATCAAAAACTGTGCAATGACCATTCTTGCTTCGCCCAAATTAGGGGCAGGATTCGTTCAAATGGTCGGCACTGTCAGCAACACTGGTAAAACAACAATTCCATACGCCAAATCCGAGAACGTTGAAGCCGTTCTTTTTGTAATGGACGGCAAAGGCTCGCTGACGGTAACAGTTGACGGTAAGCAGGAAAAACTCGAAGAAGGCGGCTACATTTACTCTCCTCCGGGTAAAGGCATTGAATTTAATTCAAACGGAGACGGAGAGGTCCGCATTCTTCTCTACAAACAAAAATTTATTCCGCATCCTGATCCTGCCGTGAAAAAACCATGGATAATTACAGGCAGTATTAAAAGCATCACAGAAAGAATCTATGATGGAATGGATAACGTTTTCGTGCGCGACCTTCTCCCAGTTGATGAAGCGTTTGATATGAATTTTCATACTCTCGCATTCCTTCCCGGCGGCTGCCATCCCTTTGTGGAAACCCATGTTCAAGAACATGGTGCATATATCTATGAAGGACAAGGTCTCTACTTACTGGACAACACATGGATTCCGGTCGAGGCAGAAGATTTCATCTGGTTTGCTCCTTTCTGCAAACAGGCATGCTATGGAACCGGGCTTACACGCATGGAATACATTTACTCCAAAGATTGTCATAGGGACGAACCTTTATAA